The Verrucomicrobiia bacterium genome includes the window GCGCTTACATCGTGCTGCCGTGGAAATGGGCCAAACCCATCAACTGGCTGCTCACGCCGCTCAACAGCCTCGGGCTTTTCCATCCGATCGCGGACGCGATCAAGATGTTCACGAAGGAAGATTACATCCCGCCCTACGGCGACAAGTTCCTGCACACGCTGGCACCCATGTTGTCTCTGACATTTTCGCTCGTGGGCTTCGCGGCCATTCCGTTCGGCAACGTGCTGATCCTGGGCGGCCACGCGATCAACCTGCAGGTCGCGCCGGTCAACGTCGGCATCCTGTACGTTTTTGCCATGGCCTCGATGGGCGTTTACGGGGTCGTGCTCGCGGGATTTTCTTCCAACAGCAATTACGCTTTCATGGGCGGCCTGCGCGCGGCAAGCCAGATGCTGGCTTACGAAATCACGCTGGGCATGACGATCCTGGGCATCGTCATGATCTACGGTTCCGTGGACCTTCAGGAGATCGTGCGCCGGCAGGGGGAGTATTCGTTTCTCGGTATCCCGCTCTGGGGATTCCTGACGCAGCCCGTCGGCTTTTTCCTGTTCCTGGCCGCGGGCATCGCCGAGACCAAGCGCATTCCTTACGACATGCCCGAAGGTGAATCGGAAATCATCGGCTACTTCACCGAATACAGCGGCATGAAGTTCGGCATGTTCTTTTTCACGGACTTCATCGAGACGATTCTGATCGCGTCGCTCACGACCACGCTTTTCGTGGGCGGCTGGCAGGTGCCGTGGCTTTTTGCGGACGGCTTTCACTTTCCGTGGGGCGCGGTCCTCGGCGTCCCGCATCTTGCGATCGTCGCGCTCCAGATTTTTTCGTTCACGTTCAAAGTCGTCTTTTTCTGCTGGCTCTTCATGACCGTGCGCTGGACCCTGCCGCGTTTCCGCTACGACCAGCTCATGGAACTGGGCTGGAAAGGCATTTTTCCCGTGGCGCTGGCCAATATCGTGATCACGGCGTTTGTCCTTCTCCTCCTTCATTCTCCCTCCTAACCCGGAGGTCCTCATGGCCGAAACCCGAGAAACGATAAGCGCGGGAGGGATCGTGCTGAATCCCAAGGGTGAAGTCCTTCTCGTGGAACAGCGCGGCAAAGTCTGGTCTTTTCCCAAAGGGCATGTCGAAGAAGGCGAGACTCACCTCGAAACCGCGCAGCGCGAAATCGTGGAAGAGACGGGTATCCGCGAGCTGGAGTTTGTCCGCGAGGTGGGGCGCTACCGTCGGCCCAAGATCGGCCTCAAGGGCGATGACATGACCGAAATCAAAACGCTCGTCCTTTTTCTTTTCCGGACGAAAGAGACGCGCCTCAAATGGGAGGACCCGAACATCTTTGACGCGCGCTGGGTCCCGAAATCCAAAGTGGCCGGCATGCTTTATCACTCCAAGGACAAAGAATTTTTCCTGACCCTTGTGGATTCTCTCTAAGATTTTCTTTCCCTGAAAATAAAAAACCCCCGCGGTTGCAACCGCGGGGGTTTTTTGACTTTAAGGCCTGCCTGTCTTCTTAAACCGTGGCTCCGGCTGTCTTGGAAGTATTGTACGCGGCCCAAATCGCGAAAAGGCCGAAGGCAATGACGACCACGAGCGTGAGCGGGTTCACGGCGCCGTAGTGCGAAGGCGCCAGCATGCCGAACAGCATGGGTCCGGACATGTAAGTGTTCATGCGCGAGGCTTTTCCGGCCAAGGCGCGTCCTGCGGTCAGCGCATCGCCCTGCAGCTGGCCGCTCAGAATCTTTTTCTGCGTGGGCCAGATCTTGAACCACACGTTGTACCACATCATGGTGGCGAACGACATGCCCATCAGAATCCACACCGCGCGGTCCGTGATCCGGCCGCTGTTCATGAACAGCTCGCTCGGGCCAAAGCCTTTGCCGGGCGTGTACATGTAAACCTGGGTGAAGAGGATCCAGCCCATGACGAAGGTCACCATGGCGCCCCAGCGGAACCACCAGAGGGCGCGCGGCATGAGCTTGGGATTGACGGCCTTCTTCGTGGCATCGTCCATCGCGCCCTGCAGGGGAATGTTGACGAAGTTGAAGAAATACAGGTGGCCGATCCAGGTGATGCCCGCGATGACGTGGAGCCAGCGGAAAAGTAAGTGCAGG containing:
- a CDS encoding urate hydroxylase PuuD produces the protein MALNDLYSNLHLLFRWLHVIAGITWIGHLYFFNFVNIPLQGAMDDATKKAVNPKLMPRALWWFRWGAMVTFVMGWILFTQVYMYTPGKGFGPSELFMNSGRITDRAVWILMGMSFATMMWYNVWFKIWPTQKKILSGQLQGDALTAGRALAGKASRMNTYMSGPMLFGMLAPSHYGAVNPLTLVVVIAFGLFAIWAAYNTSKTAGATV
- a CDS encoding complex I subunit 1 family protein yields the protein MVTIVLAGLVLFMVINFAALHTWIERKQSAIIQDRIGANRAYIVLPWKWAKPINWLLTPLNSLGLFHPIADAIKMFTKEDYIPPYGDKFLHTLAPMLSLTFSLVGFAAIPFGNVLILGGHAINLQVAPVNVGILYVFAMASMGVYGVVLAGFSSNSNYAFMGGLRAASQMLAYEITLGMTILGIVMIYGSVDLQEIVRRQGEYSFLGIPLWGFLTQPVGFFLFLAAGIAETKRIPYDMPEGESEIIGYFTEYSGMKFGMFFFTDFIETILIASLTTTLFVGGWQVPWLFADGFHFPWGAVLGVPHLAIVALQIFSFTFKVVFFCWLFMTVRWTLPRFRYDQLMELGWKGIFPVALANIVITAFVLLLLHSPS
- a CDS encoding NUDIX domain-containing protein, with product MAETRETISAGGIVLNPKGEVLLVEQRGKVWSFPKGHVEEGETHLETAQREIVEETGIRELEFVREVGRYRRPKIGLKGDDMTEIKTLVLFLFRTKETRLKWEDPNIFDARWVPKSKVAGMLYHSKDKEFFLTLVDSL